A DNA window from Hevea brasiliensis isolate MT/VB/25A 57/8 chromosome 2, ASM3005281v1, whole genome shotgun sequence contains the following coding sequences:
- the LOC110661883 gene encoding kinesin-like protein KIN-12B: MKHFMQPRNAILREANANGEPPLQSPNPSSNKLKPSPPPSSSRRQKLSKENAPPSDLNSMPPLSDQKPSPSPSAKMKNPLPPRPPSSNPLKRKLSMETVPENALPDSGVKVIVRMRPLNKDEEEGEMIVQKVSDDSLSINGQTLTFDSVADTQSTQLDIFNLVGAPLVENCLAGFNSSVFAYGQTGSGKTYTMWGPANALLEENLSSDQQGLTPRVFQRLFARINEEQIKHADKQLKYQCRCSFLEIYNEQITDLLDPNQRNLQIREDVKSGVYVENLREEYVFTIKDVTQLLMKGLSNRRTGATSINAESSRSHSVFTCLVESRCKSMSDGLSSLKTSRINLVDLAGSERQKLTGAAGERLKEAGNINRSLSQLGNLINILAEVSQTGKQRHIPYRDSRLTFLLQESLGGNAKLAMVCAVSPAQSCKSETFSTLRFAQRAKAIKNKAVVNEEMEDDVNHLREVIRQLRDELHRVKSNSNNPTGWDPRKSLNLLKSLIHPHPRLPQVDEDGDEEMEIDEEAVENLCIEVGMQPAGTEDCNTVDKIRHIIEQSPDADVEMEEGTCEQDKHEIMIVDCADTVRNSQGYSNVIDKEPVHLLVHTQDEDSSGKPSNNNDKEKGNFSSSVSKLLTEESPSRMVEVRTLCAVSDSQTGPSMGVLVAGDANDSQNNALNCASPTSLSIVPCEASPVLKSPTPCVSPRINSSRKSLRTSSILAASQKDLKNESNSNQEDVRVSFAKSMKSSSSNALATQASKSFLAPMQHLAASLHRGLEIIDGHCKSSAFRGSSFRFSCRPAECKKISLLEKVDAGVQTFPQDNDVPQEDDVAFFCKSCKSKKKLEDKDADDNSNLQLVRIDGSESADKSKNQVPKAVEKVLAGAIRREMALEEFCAKQTSEIMQLKRLVQQYKHERECNAIIGQTREDKILHLESLMDGVLPTEEFMEEEIASLMHEHKLLKEKYENHPEVLRTNIELKRVQDELEHYRNFCDLGEREVLLEEIQDLRNQLQYYVDSSSTSALKRNSILRLTCSTEPSVAPSLSTIPEAVEGSAELKLEQERVRWTEAESKWISLAEELRTELDATRVLAEKRWQELETEKRCAEEWKEAMQLAMEGHARMLEQYADLEEKHIQLLARHRKIQEGIDDVKKAASKAGVRGAESKFINALAAEISALKVEREKERRYLRDENKALQSQLRDTAEAVQAAGELLVRLKEAEEAVAAAEKRAMDAEQETAKAYKKQIDKLKRKHENEINTLNELLAESRLPKEAIQPAHNDGETAKYDTDLSEGDRWREEFEPFYNNGECGELSKLAEPSSWFSGYDRCNI; the protein is encoded by the exons ATGAAGCATTTTATGCAGCCAAGAAATGCGATCTTGAGGGAAGCAAACGCCAATGGTGAGCCGCCATTACAGTCTCCGAACCCTAGCTCTAACAAATTGAAGCCATCGCCACCGCCGTCTTCTTCACGGAGGCAAAAGTTGTCTAAAGAAAATGCTCCGCCGTCAGATCTGAACTCTATGCCACCGCTATCAGATCAAAAACCCTCGCCGTCCCCTTCTGCCAAGATGAAGAATCCGTTGCCGCCTAGGCCTCCATCCTCCAACCCTCTAAAGCGCAAACTCAGCATGGAAACAGTGCCGGAAAATGCTCTCCCAGATTCTGGCGTCAAG GTTATTGTGCGAATGCGACCATTAAACAAGGATGAAGAGGAAGGGGAAATGATAGTTCAAAAAGTATCTGATGATTCTTTGTCAATCAATGGCCAGACTCTCACATTTGACTCAGTTGCTGACACACAATCGACACAA CTAGACATTTTCAATcttgttggagctcctcttgttgAAAATTGTCTTGCCGGATTTAACAGTTCAGTATTTGCCTATGGACAG ACGGGGAGTGGAAAGACCTACACTATGTGGGGACCAGCTAATGCGCTCCTGGAAGAAAACTTATCCAGTGATCAACAAGGTTTAACTCCCCGTGTCTTTCAAAGACTCTTTGCCCGCATAAATGAG GAGCAAATTAAACATGCCGACAAACAACTCAAGTATCAGTGTCGTTGCTCTTTTCTTGAG ATTTATAATGAGCAAATAACAGATTTGCTGGATCCAAACCAACGAAACCTCCAG ATAAGAGAAGATGTGAAGTCTGGTGTCTATGTTGAAAATCTAAGAGAGGAATATGTATTTACAATAAAAGATGTGACTCAGCTTCTGATGAAG GGTTTGTCCAACCGGAGGACTGGTGCAACTAGTATAAATGCTGAGAGTTCTCGTTCACATAGTGTTTTCACTTGTCTTGTGGAATCTCGATGCAAG AGCATGTCAGACGGCTTAAGCAGCTTAAAAACGAGTAGAATAAATCTTGTTGATCTAGCTGGGTCAGAGCGACAGAAGTTAACTGGTGCTGCAGGGGAACGTTTGAAGGAAGCGGGGAATATAAATAGATCTCTGTCACAGCTTGG GAACTTGATAAACATTCTTGCTGAAGTTTCCCAAACAGGAAAGCAAAGGCATATCCCTTACAGAGACTCCAGGTTGACATTTTTGTTGCAAGAATCTCTTGGTGGCAATGCAAAATTAGCAATGGTTTGTGCTGTTTCTCCTGCACAAAG TTGTAAGAGTGAGACTTTCAGTACATTGCGGTTCGCGCAGCGTGCAAAGGCAATTAAGAATAAGGCAGTTGTTAATGAAGAGATGGAGGATGATGTGAATCACTTGCGAGAAGTAATCCGGCAGCTAAGG GATGAATTACATCGAGTGAAGTCAAATAGCAACAACCCAACAGGTTGGGATCCTCGAAAAAGTTTGAACCTATTGAAAAGCCTTATTCATCCACATCCACGACTGCCTCAAGTAGATGAGGATGGTGATGAGGAGATGGAAATTGATGAGGAAGCTGTTGAAAATCTTTGCATCGAAGTAGGAATGCAACCAGCGGGGACTGAAGATTGCAATACTGTAGACAAAATTAGGCATATTATAGAACAAAGTCCTGATGCAGATGTTGAGATGGAAGAAGGAACATGTGAACAGGATAAACATGAAATTATGATTGTTGACTGTGCTGATACTGTTAGAAATTCCCAAGGTTATTCTAATGTTATTGACAAGGAACCAGTCCATTTACTCGTTCACACACAAGATGAAGATTCTTCTGGAAAGCCCTCCAATAATAATGACAAGGAGAAAGGGAATTTTAGCTCCTCTGTCAGTAAATTGTTAACTGAAGAATCACCTAGCAGAATGGTGGAAGTTCGTACTTTATGTGCTGTATCTGATTCTCAAACTGGACCTTCTATGGGAGTTTTAGTGGCAGGTGATGCCAATGATTCTCAAAACAATGCATTGAATTGTGCATCACCTACTAGCCTCAGCATAGTCCCGTGTGAAGCATCACCAGTTCTTAAATCTCCAACTCCGTGTGTTTCTCCAAGAATCAACAGCAGCAGGAAAAGTCTCCGTACTTCATCAATATTAGCAGCTTCCCAGAAAGATTTAAAGAATgaaagtaactcaaaccaagaggATGTACGTGTATCTTTCGCAAAATCCATGAAAAGCAGCTCTTCTAATGCTCTGGCTACTCAAGCAAGTAAAAGTTTTCTTGCACCAATGCAGCATTTAGCAGCTAGCCTCCATCGAGGCTTAGAAATTATTGATGGTCACTGCAAGAGTTCAGCATTCAGGGGATCATCCTTTAGGTTTTCATGTAGACCGGCAGAATGTAAGAAAATTTCACTGCTTGAAAAAGTTGATGCAGGTGTGCAAACTTTTCCTCAAGATAATGATGTACCACAAGAAGATGATGTGGCATTTTTTTGTAAGAGCTGCAAGAGCAAGAAAAAACTGGAGGACAAAGATGCTGATGACAACTCAAACTTGCAGTTAGTACGTATCGATGGCTCAGAGTCTGCTGATAAATCCAAAAACCAAGTTCCCAAA GCAGTGGAGAAGGTTTTGGCGGGAGCCATCCGGAGAGAAATGGCTCTGGAGGAGTTTTGTGCCAAACAAACTTCTGAGATAATGCAGCTTAAGCGTTTG GTGCAACAGTATAAGCATGAgagagaatgcaatgccataataGGGCAAACAAGGGAGGATAAAATTCTTCACCTTGAAAGCCTTATGGATGGTGTTTTACCCACTGAGGAGTTCATGGAGGAAGAGATAGCATCACTTATGCATGAACATAAG CTTTTGAAGGAGAAATATGAGAATCATCCTGAAGTTCTAAGAACAAATATTGAGCTGAAAAGAGTTCAAGATGAGCTAGAACATTACCGAAATTTCTGTGATTTGGGTGAAAGGGAGGTGCTGTTGGAAGAAATTCAAGATTTAAGAAACCAGTTGCAGTACTATGTTGACTCTTCATCCACATCTGCACTGAAAAGAAATTCAATATTGCGGTTGACCTGTTCAACTGAGCCAAGTGTGGCTCCATCTCTTAGCACAATTCCGGAGGCTGTTGAGGGGAGTGCTGAATTGAAACTTGAACAGGAGAGAGTGCGCTGGACTGAGGCAGAGAGCAAGTGGATTTCGCTTGCTGAAGAATTGAGGACAGAACTTGATGCTACCAGGGTGCTAGCTGAAAAAAGGTGGCAGGAATTAGAGACAGAGAAGAGATGTGCAGAAGAGTGGAAGGAAGCAATGCAATTGGCCATGGAGGGTCATGCACGCATGCTTGAACAATATGCAGATCTTGAGGAAAAACATATTCAATTACTTGCAAGGCACAGAAAGATCCAGGAAGGAATAGACGATGTCAAGAAAGCTGCCTCTAAAGCTGGAGTAAGGGGTGCTGAATCCAAGTTTATAAATGCCCTTGCTGCAGAAATTTCGGCATTGAAAgtggaaagagaaaaagagagacgaTATCTTAGAGATGAAAATAAAGCACTTCAGTCTCAATTGAGGGATACTGCTGAGGCTGTACAAGCTGCTGGTGAATTACTAGTAAGGCTGAAAGAAGCAGAAGAAGCTGTTGCTGCTGCAGAG AAACGAGCAATGGATGCAGAACAAGAAACTGCAAAGGCATATAAAAAACAGATTGATAAATTGAAGAGAAAACATGAAAACGAGATAAACACTCTTAACGAGCTCCTTGCAGAGTCTCGCCTACCCAAAGAAGCAATACAACCTGCTCATAATGATGGTGAAACAGCCAAGTATGATACAGATCTTAGTGAAGGTGACCGATGGAGGGAGGAATTTGAGCCATTTTATAATAACGGTGAATGTGGTGAGTTATCGAAACTTGCAGAACCCTCATCATGGTTTTCTGGATATGATAGGTGCAACATATAG